gtgtttttttctttgaagatTATGTGTTCTTTAAGACCataaacttaaattttaattgttagATGGTCTTAGGTGTGGCGTTCATGACGGGAGATCCGACTAGCCATAAGCGCACTAAAAATGGAGGTGTGTCTGACCCTTTCCTGTGGAACCGCTTCAACATGCACCTGAACATAGTGTTGCATGTTGTCACGAAGAGCTCGGTGTCTTGGTCCGCTACCTTGACCGAGGCTGACTACAAGACGgtgtattttgtgttttgtaccgattgcatgcctttgtggttgtaATGCGGGCATAAAAAGGGAGTGGGAAAGAAGGCAGCAGATCCATGCTCTAGTTTGCATaacaaacatattattttattcaagttttgcatgttgcattgattgcttgcttgtagttattttattttaaaaagggggagattaaAGATGTAGTCGCTGTAGCAGATCATTGTGCAGAGCAAGGAGCTGCGAGACAACATGACATTGCATCAGTCTACAAATGAATGCATTTCGACAAGGAAGCATAGCTGACATGTCATGGTTTGATTGGATAAGATGATGTGTCGTTAGAGAATTATGAGGTGAACATGAAGATAGATCCGAATCTGGAGAGAAGATATTCGAGGAATATCCATCTCGACGTTTAAGGAATGATAAGACTTGGAGCACAAAAGATTACcataagaagaagatacaaagatatttttgttaggatttagaGAAGCTTAGTATAAATAGCTTAGGGGGAGCCGCAAAATGTTTTAACACTTAGAAACTATTGTGTGAGATTGTAAAACTTAAAGGCTAGCAAAATGAGCTAAGAAAGTGAgtattgggttttttttttttagacctACACTAGGGTGTGTTtagatataaaagaaaaaagtgctTAAATTTAGTCTTGTATTCAATAACTTTGTTTAATAAGATTGAGTAgaaaagcgtttgcttggcgtGTTTCCAAGCAGAATTCCGTGTTGTGACCTCTGTAACCCTTTCAACACCTTTTGGAATGGGTTGGTGTGAGATACTTTACTCacaaaaagatgagaaagatAACACGAAAATGACGGGTAAGTTGTAAAACCTCAAGTGATCTGAGTAAACTGTGCAATGAGATAATTCTAATGGATGAAAAAGGCTGCCCATCGAAAATACAACTTTGTTACCATAATAAAGAGAACTGCCCCTTTGCTGCTCATGATCTCTACTATAGAGGAAATTATTCATCAAGTCAAACTAGGTTTGTGAACTATGTCCATTTCCGTTCCAGTTCCACACATTTGTAGTCAAGTAATTTAGAGTTGCCCtgttcttttattgttttcttcagcATCTTTCAATGACTCTGTTGGACCAAGACGGAGTAGCATGGGACCAGAGATGAAATTAGGTTGAAACACATGAATTCAAGACTAAGATTCCGTTTGAAAAGTTATGTTTGAATCATCctgttatttttttggattcatCAGGTCGTTAGAAGCCTGCATATAAACATATTGCTTTTTAAAGCTTAAACATATATGCATAATTGCAATTTGTGCAAGTGGTAAAGTATAATGATGAATGGTATATCATTTGTTCGCCTTTTGTGTAAATTTCTTGTCGACAAACAAAATGATATCGAGTCAACACTTCTTGAGTATCATAAACTATAAGCTATAGTAAGTGAAACTATTATCGAATATAAGCAATTGTAAGTCATCGACCTTCAATTCTGGTACAGTGTCCATCAATGCAACACGATACAATCAAAGACCGGGCCTTAACTAGGAAACAGGGAAATCCAAAGACACTTGCAAATGAAGTAAAATTGAGGACGATGCAGCACACACAGAAATATGAATAACACTAAAAGAATGAGAATACGCTtcacaaaaaatttgtttacacAACAAAGCCAGCATAGCAACTTTCGTTGATCATGACTCCAACGCTTACTAGATTTCCAAGCTTTTCATTATACTGCAATCGGTGTATCCTGCGGAAGCCAGTTTAATCAGTTCTTGTCGTAGGTTATAACTATAACTAAAAGTCACAAAACCTCAAAATTATTACTATTTCTAGTACTAAGTCAGTTTTGGgtagatatataacaaaatttttcGCCGCCTAACAAAACTAACGTTGCGTCATGGCAACCATAAAATGTGGATTGGTTTGATGGCTCACCTTGGAACTAATATTTGAGACAGCTAGATTGAACTTCTCTTTGGTTTTTGAGCCAGCAACCTGACCTACTCTCGCCACTTTACTGAAAGCGCCACTAAACCAAGCAGCTCCAGCAGTCACGTACCTATGAGGAAGccataatcaaaaacaaagaaacaaaacagagcgGTTCATCACCGTAGTGATGTTTATAACCAAGTTATGAAGTCAGAACAGAAAAAATAGTTAAGAATGGACAATGCTGATTCCTATCATATCTATTATCAAGAAGGTTGACCAAGGATTTATATTCCACcaaagaatcagaagaaaagaaatactATACCTGCTTGATTTGACAGCTGAACCCGTGTCGTTTAATTTCTTCTCGGCTGCAAATATTGCTGCCATGGTTTTATCCGAGACCTGAAGCTTTTGATCAACAGATTTTACTTTCTCATTAACAGCAGATATACCAACAGTTAACTTCTCAGTAAGCCCAACTCGCTTGTCAAAAGATAAAACCTTGGCAGAAGCATTGGCTCTAAATTGATGCTTTTCGTCAAAAGCCTTGGCTTTATTCACGGCATCTTGTCCAAGAGCAGAACCTTTTGCCAAAACAGTTGCCACCACATCTTGCGCTTTGCTAACATATGCTCTACTATTGCCATCCACGGTAGTTTTGGTCTGCAAATGGAGTTCGTATTACATTATTGTTGTATAACAAAACATGGGTAAGACTAAATCACACaaggtagtttttttttttcactaccTGCAAGAGTTGTACTATAAAATGAATGAGCTATaacaagaaaaatttaaatGGAGTTGATGATTTGTcaagtttaaaacttttttcaacATAAATGATCAGTTCTTCTTACCTGCTATCAAAcgttaaaataaacaaaataaagttgatGAAATTCTGAAAGAATGAATAGGCTAAGAGAGCACAAAACCACTATAAAAATGGATACAAGGTTTAAAATCCAGTATATAACCACAGACAAGTTTCTGCATGAAATAGCACCCAAATATTCTCCTAACCTGTATAGCACTCTCTGGATTACCAAGGTGCATCGGGTTGTTGATCATTCTTACTTCCTGCATGAACAGAAAGTCAGAAACTAAGACACCATCATCCATAGCAGACTTGAGGAAAAACTTAATTCGAAATAACACACAACCTGCATCTCACGTCTTTGAACATAGCTTTCAGCTCGAGTTATTGTAACAATCTGGTCCACAATCGTCGCACCCTGCAACACAGGATGCAATTAAGAGTTTGATACAAATACTTTATACCAAAAAAACTCCCTCTAAAACCAACCAAGACTAAACAGAAATGCATATATACACTTCACCATGCCTCGAACCAGCTCTATAAATTACTAGTATCACAATAGTGAGTGTCTTAACACGAGGCATCGAAGTGTCGGTGAAAAAGACATAACGAAAATGAACATTACCGATAATAACAAGGCGATTTCAAGGGCTTTTGGATCAGTAAACGTAACAAATGCGACTCGAGACTGCCCAACTTCTCTGCACCTAAATTCCCAACAGCATTTAACGCTCAAATTAGGTTCTATTTCttaccagaaaaaaatatttaagatttaaGTTGAAAAATTAAACTAGGCTACTACTTTTGGATTTCAATGTGTTCTATGTCGcctgagaaagagaagaactcGTGAATCTCCCTCTCCGTCGCTAGATCTGAGACATTATTTACTTGAACACTTCTCGTCTATAtcgaattagaaaaaaaaacaaaaaacaacaccATAAGCGAAACTTTGCAGCTTAAGAATTGAAAATCGAATGGTAAAATGAAAGGAAATCATCATTCACCTGCATTGTAGTAGAAGCTCTTGAGAGGAAATGGTAATACCCTTTTGACGAAGACGAGAATGAAAGATTTGAACAGCCCAGACGTCATTGTTGTCCAGCTAAGCGAATATTATTATCTATTATCTATGTCCTTTTGggctaaaaattaaaatggttttttaaatgtgtattttctttttatcaatcaaatgttttcttttatgcCCTTCCCTTTTTGTTCTTTAAGTTCTATTAATCTAGTTAATCCGTGCTGTAACACcccaatttttttagttggGCCAGTTTTGTTGTAATTAAGTCGCAGCCCGTTAGGCCCAACAACTTGCAAAACGACAAGGGTTTACGTTTGGTATGTGTGTTTGCGTATAATGTATGTATGCATACATACCGCCGTCTTTGTTAACAAGACTACAAGCGAGGAGAGTTTGTGAAGCCTAAGAGAAGTTACACCCCAATATTAGAGTGTAAGCCATTTTGAAATTTCAGCCCACTAAAGGCCCAATTGAAGATAGAGGAGAAAAGGGTTTTGTTGTGTGCTCTCGTTAAGCCGCAAAATAGAATCGGGGGTTATCAAACCTAAAACCAGCAGCCTCCGAGAGTGGGAGAGACGAGAGACAGCAGAGccattgtcgttgttgttgttccttctTGGTGTTGTGCTTGAAGAGGTGAAGGAATCCGAGAACGTTGGGAAGCGATGTCGTTGTCGTTCACCGCCACCACCAGCCACCGTGATTTACCATTGGAGTTGCAACGATGAGTCACTAGAGATGTCAGCCATTGTCAGCGGAGTAGTCGTAGTCATCGTCGAAACCGTTAAGGGTAATTAAGGAAACCTAGATCTTATTTGTAACTTGTGCAGGAAGTTACTGGATTTGTCTGATTTGTCGCTTTGTGTTATTCTATATTGTTGTGGCATGAGGACCTAACCACCGTGAGCTTGATCCNNNNNNNNNNNNNNNNNNNNNNNNNNNNNNNNNNNNNNNNNNNNNNNNNNNNNNNNNNNNaacctgttttgggacaaaatggttataagtggcttttaaactcacCATATCTAtgtcaaactcttataattagttagttgcattgggttaggacacattttaaccccataaacactaacatagctgtttacaacttctaagcaatgttttcttggttttagcctgttttgggacaaaatgggtataagtggcttttaaactctccacatctatctcaaactcttataattagttagttgcattggattaagacacattttaaccccataaacactaacatagctgtttacagcttctaagcaatgttttcttggttttaacctgttttgggacaaaatggttataagtggcttttaaactctccacatctatctctaTTAGTAtatgagaaggagaagagggagTGAGGCTGGTGAGGCCGAgctgtggaagaagaagaggagcgGCCGGTAAGGCCGNNNNNNNNNNNNNNNNNNNNNNNNNNNNNNNNNNNNNNNNNNNNNNNNNNNNNNNNNNNNccacttatacccattttgtcccaaaacaggctaaaaccattGTGGGTATCTAACAACTAATTAGAGCCAATTATACACAGCTATGTTA
The genomic region above belongs to Camelina sativa cultivar DH55 unplaced genomic scaffold, Cs unpScaffold00609, whole genome shotgun sequence and contains:
- the LOC104773668 gene encoding binding partner of ACD11 1 isoform X1, which encodes MQTRSVQVNNVSDLATEREIHEFFSFSGDIEHIEIQKCREVGQSRVAFVTFTDPKALEIALLLSGATIVDQIVTITRAESYVQRREMQEVRMINNPMHLGNPESAIQTKTTVDGNSRAYVSKAQDVVATVLAKGSALGQDAVNKAKAFDEKHQFRANASAKVLSFDKRVGLTEKLTVGISAVNEKVKSVDQKLQVSDKTMAAIFAAEKKLNDTGSAVKSSRYVTAGAAWFSGAFSKVARVGQVAGSKTKEKFNLAVSNISSKDTPIAV
- the LOC104773668 gene encoding binding partner of ACD11 1 isoform X2 — encoded protein: MQTRSVQVNNVSDLATEREIHEFFSFSGDIEHIEIQKCREVGQSRVAFVTFTDPKALEIALLLSGATIVDQIVTITRAESYVQRREMQEVRMINNPMHLGNPESAIQTKTTVDGNSRAYVSKAQDVVATVLAKGSALGQDAVNKAKAFDEKHQFRANASAKLQVSDKTMAAIFAAEKKLNDTGSAVKSSRYVTAGAAWFSGAFSKVARVGQVAGSKTKEKFNLAVSNISSKDTPIAV
- the LOC104773668 gene encoding binding partner of ACD11 1 isoform X3, which produces MQTRSVQVNNVSDLATEREIHEFFSFSGDIEHIEIQKCREVGQSRVAFVTFTDPKALEIALLLSGATIVDQIVTITRAESYVQRREMQEVRMINNPMHLGNPESAIQTKTTVDGNSRAYVSKAQDVVATVLAKGSALGQDAVNKAKAFDEKHQFRANASAKVSDKTMAAIFAAEKKLNDTGSAVKSSRYVTAGAAWFSGAFSKVARVGQVAGSKTKEKFNLAVSNISSKDTPIAV